CCTTTATTGGCCTCATTTGAGAGCTACCCGCCCATGTATTTCACCGCTAGTAGCACCGAATTACTGCGCGATGTAGCTGTGGTAGGAGCTGCCAAAGCCCGCGAAGCGGGTGTGCCGGTTGAGATCGATATCTGGCCGGGTCACTGCCATGATATGCAATTAATGGCGGTGTTGCCGGAGAGTAAAATCGCACTAAACAAGCTTTGCGAATTTATTAGCAAGCACTGGTAATGAGTACGCATTGCTAGTTAATGGGGGTGTGAGTTTGCCGCAGGCCTCCATACTAAGCTAAGCCTGCGTGCGAATTAACGAACTTTTGCGAAGCAGTTGCGTACTTCCTTGACAAAAAGCTCGGGTTGTTCAAAAGCGGCAAAATGGCCACCTTTATCCAGTTCGTTCCAGTGGATCAGATTTTCATAGACACGTTCAGCCCATTTACGGGCGGGCCTGAACAACTCCTTGGGGAAAATTGAAATACCGCAGGGCATCGTCATGACCTCGGCACCGAAGGCGTTGAAGCTTTCCCAATACAGGCGTGCAGATGATGCGCCGCTGTTGGTAAGCCAATACAGGCTGATGTCGTCTAGCATTTGATCAACAGAAAGCGCGTCTTCGGGGCGGCCCTTATTATCTGTCCAGCGATGAAATTTCTCGTATATCCATGCCGCTTGTGCGGCCGGGGAGTCTGCCAAACCGTAGCCGAGCGATTGTGGGCGCGATTTTTGAATCATCGCATAGCCGGAATCCGAGTCGAAGTAAAATTGGATATCTGCCAAGGCTTTTTGATCACGTTCGGTGAGTGATTCCATATCTTCCGCAGACGGTTGTGCCAGCGACATATTTAGGTGGATCGCGGCACACTCCGGCGGGCATATATAAGCTATTGCGCTAGTGACGCCGGCTCCCCAGTCACCGCCTTGGGCGACAAATTTTGGGTATTCCAACCTTGCCATTAGGGTAATCCAGGCCTTTGCAATACGTTCCAGTCCCCAGCCAGTATTAGTTGGTTTCCCGGAGAATCCATAACCAGGCAGGGATGGGATCACTAAATGAAAGGCATCACTGGCACTGCCGCCATGCTCGGTGGGGTTGGTTAGTGGGGCGATTACGCGCATAAACTCGAGTACTGAGCCGGGCCAGCCGTGTGTCATAATCATCGGCATGGCGTTTTCGTGCGGCGAGCGAATATGTAGAAAGTGTATATCAAGACCGTCGATTTCTGTGATGAATTGGGGGTGGCTGTTTAATTCACGTTCACAGCGCCGCCAGTCATAACTGTGTTGCCAGTATTCGCATAGCGATTGCACAGCGTTGAGCGGTGTTCCTTGGCTCCAGTCATCGACCGGCTCGACGTTGGGCCAGCGAGTGTTGGCGAGCCGTGCTTTAAGGTCATCAAGTTGGGCTTGCGGAATGTCTATTTTAAAGGGCTTGATTGACTGCTTCATGTCTATCACTCGCTTGGGAACGGTTAGTTGAAATAAAATCTTGCTATGGATATACAGAGTATTAAAACATAATTTCTTGATCGCAGAATGTGCCGCTTTTTCCTAATTGCAGCTTTTTAGGCTCGGTATTTTTTTGTAGCTTGTAAGTGAATTAGTGTGTCCCGAAATTTGTTGTAAGGCCACGTTGTGCGGGGCCTAGCCGCTTGGCATTTAGCTTGTGAATGGCGCCGCCTGCCTGCTATATATCTCGCTACTAAGCAGCGAAGTCCAAAAGTGTGAACTGCAGCACGCTATTTGGTAGGTATAAACCCGTACCATCGCAGCTCAGGACAAGCGTCAGCCATTTAAGTATGCGAGACGCAATATCATTATAAGAACATTTGATGAGAGCGCGTGAATATGCAAAAGAATCTATTTAAGAAAACACTAATGGCTGGTTTGATGGCTACTGCGGGCGCTGTGCAAGCAGGTCCTCTGGCAGTTATCATTTCACCTATTGCTGATGCTACCGCTGGAACGCCACTAGATGTGTTGGTAGTTCAGTTGGTTCAGGTTGATAACCAGTTGGGCGGATTGTCCGACGGCGGTTTGCCTGGTTTAGATGCATTGCCCGGCTTAGATTCCTTGCCCGGCCTAGACGCACTGCCAATCCCAGGCTTAGGCGGCGGCGGTGGCGGTGGTCTACCTGGTTTAGACGCACTGCCCGGCTTAGACGCATTGCCAATCCCAGGCTTAGGTGGCGGTGGCGGTAGTGCTGGTATTCCCGGCGTAGAGAAACTATTCCAGCTTACTGCGACTCTTGATACCACGCTTAACGACGCGGCGGGTATTGATGGCGTTACTGACAAAGTGACAGATATTGTTGACGCGCTGCCAAGCGCAGATCAAGAAAAGATTCAAGCCGGATTCTTTCTGCTTGGGGTCCAGCTTAGAACAACTGTAGATCATTTGACGTCTAATTTGAGCGAATTGGCTGGCGGCGATGCTATTCCTGGGCTAGATGCCTTACCTGGTTTAGATGCACTGACTGCTCTAGGCTTGCCGGTTCCTGGCGCAGGTGGCGGCGGTGGCTCTGCTCTACCTGGCTTAGATGCACTTCCTGGTTTGGATGCATTACCTATTCCAGGTCTTGACGCGCTTGCCGGTGGTGGTCTGCCAGGTTTGGATTCACTGCCGATTCCAGGCTTAGACGCACTTCCTGGTCTAGATGCACTGCCGATTCCGGGCTTAGACGCATTAGGCGGCGGCGCTAGCGGCGGTATTCCCGGCGTGGATCAGCTTTTGCAGCTGACTTTCACTGTTGACACCGCACTTAACGACGTTGCCGGTTTCCTTGGTGTGACCGATAAATTGACAGACGTGATTGACGCGCTCCCAAGTGCAGATCCAGACATGATTCAAGCGAGTGCTATGTTAGTCGGTGAGCAGCTACAAGCGACCGGTGAGCATTTGGCAGCCAACTTGATGGCATTGGGCGGTGGTTCTGGTGGCGGTGGTCTGCCAGGTCTAGATGCGCTACCTATCCCAGGCTTGGATGCTCTGCCTGGATTGGATTCGCTTCCAATTCCAGGTCTAGATGCACTACCTTTGCCTATCTAAGTGGGTTTGTGGGGTAACCCACAACAAGCATAGTTGAAAAGGCCAGACCGGCAACGGTCTGGCCTTTTTGGGTTTTGCGCTACTTAAATTACTCTTTAGTCGCGATATGGGGTATTTTTTAGGTCATGGTTTTTATTGCGCTACTACAATAATTAGACAGCTCAATTTTCGTGTTCGTCATTATTCGCAGATTAGCTGATGATAAATAATATAGTCCGACCCTAGTTTGCAGGGGCATTTGGCTGTGAATAGCAATTACCGTCTTGCAAATACGAAGAACTAATCAATAACTGTGTATTTCTAATTAGACATGATGCCTGTGGAAGTCGATTGATACGGATCGACAAGTTTTATGTAAATATTGGAGTGACGACATGCCGTTTTTCCTGCGTTTAAGTGTGATGGGCGCACTGCTATTACTTGTTGGCTGTGAGTCATCAACGACTCCCGGAGGCTTCAATGGCTACGTGGAGGCCGAATATATTTACGTAAGTGCACTAGAGCCTGGCTGGGTTATAGCTAGCATGGTGAAAGAAGGCGATATCGTAGAAAAAGGCCAAGTATTGCTGCAATTGGATAATGACCGCCAACGTTTTGATCTACATGAAGCCAACACTCGGGTGCTACAAGCCGATGCGCAATACCAAGACTTAGCGACTGGCGCCCGTCCTGATGAAATTAATCGCTTAACGGCACAGCGAAAGGAAGCGGTCGCGGCAAGGGCACTGGCTGAGGTGGAAAATCGGCGCCTGAGTTCGCTGCGCGAAAAGGGCGTCGCCGCCCAGTCTAGTGTTGATCAGGCAACTGCGCAGTTCAATGCGGCCGATGCCCGTGTCGATCGTATGGATGCAGAAATACGGCTGGCGAAGTTGGCATCTAGAGAAAATACCATATTAGCGTCACGGGCTGCTTTTGAGTCAGCGCAGACTGGAGCTGAGCGAGCGCAGTGGCGTTTGGAGCAGCGTACTTTATATGCTCGACGGGCGGGGCGCGTTGAACAAGTCTTTTTCCGCGAAGGTGAGCAGTTAGCTGCGGGGGTGCCAGCGCTTGCATTACTCCCCGAAGATGGATTAAAGGTGCGCTTCTTTGCGGCGCAAAGCCAGTTAGCCAGTTTTCCTGTCGGGTCGATGGTGGGCGTACGACAAGATGGCATTACAGAGCCCATGACCGCCTTAGTGTCGTATATAGCAGCCGAACCTGAATACACTCCCCCCGTTATCTACAGTGTTGCGTCACGGCAAAAACTGGTGTTTTTAATTGAGGCTAAATTGGCGCCAAACAGTGGCCTACATCCGG
This portion of the Zhongshania sp. R06B22 genome encodes:
- a CDS encoding epoxide hydrolase family protein, with amino-acid sequence MKQSIKPFKIDIPQAQLDDLKARLANTRWPNVEPVDDWSQGTPLNAVQSLCEYWQHSYDWRRCERELNSHPQFITEIDGLDIHFLHIRSPHENAMPMIMTHGWPGSVLEFMRVIAPLTNPTEHGGSASDAFHLVIPSLPGYGFSGKPTNTGWGLERIAKAWITLMARLEYPKFVAQGGDWGAGVTSAIAYICPPECAAIHLNMSLAQPSAEDMESLTERDQKALADIQFYFDSDSGYAMIQKSRPQSLGYGLADSPAAQAAWIYEKFHRWTDNKGRPEDALSVDQMLDDISLYWLTNSGASSARLYWESFNAFGAEVMTMPCGISIFPKELFRPARKWAERVYENLIHWNELDKGGHFAAFEQPELFVKEVRNCFAKVR
- a CDS encoding HlyD family secretion protein, with the protein product MPFFLRLSVMGALLLLVGCESSTTPGGFNGYVEAEYIYVSALEPGWVIASMVKEGDIVEKGQVLLQLDNDRQRFDLHEANTRVLQADAQYQDLATGARPDEINRLTAQRKEAVAARALAEVENRRLSSLREKGVAAQSSVDQATAQFNAADARVDRMDAEIRLAKLASRENTILASRAAFESAQTGAERAQWRLEQRTLYARRAGRVEQVFFREGEQLAAGVPALALLPEDGLKVRFFAAQSQLASFPVGSMVGVRQDGITEPMTALVSYIAAEPEYTPPVIYSVASRQKLVFLIEAKLAPNSGLHPGQPVDVFLGADGND